Within Micromonospora narathiwatensis, the genomic segment GCTGGCCGGGTCGAGTCCGACCTCCTCGTTCGCCTCCCGTAGCGCGGTGGCGCTGGCGTCGGCGTCCTCCGGGTCGGCCGCGCCGCCGGGAAAGGCCGGCTGCCCGGCGTGGTTGCGCAGCGTGGCGGCGCGTTGCAGGAGCAGCACGTCCGCACCGGCCCCGGGCTGCTCACCGAGCAGCACCAGCACGGCGCTCTCCCGGCCGCCCCGTTCCGGGGTGGTCAGCCTGGTGAAGTCCTCGGCGCGGGCGGTGCCGAGCCGGCCGAGCAGCGGGTCCAGCCACGCCGGGGGCTGACGGGTCACGATCCCAGCCCCGCCCCGGGGGCGCAGCCGGTCACGACCGCACCTCCACGCCGAGATGCTCGCGGACCAGTTCGGTGAGGCGGGCGTCGTCCAGCGCGCCGGAAGAGTCGGTGTGCCGGATCCGGCCGTCCGCGTCGACGAGCACGGTCAGCGGGAAGGCCCGGCGTTCGAGCGCCCGCTCGAACGCGTCCCCCTGGTCGACCAGCATGGGAAAGCGGACGCCGAAGTCCTCGCCGATGGACTGTGCCCCGCTGCGGCTGTCCTGGCTGTTCACCCCGATCACCTGGAACCGGCCGGCGGCCCGCTCGCTGAGCCGCTGGAAGGCGGGCAGCTCCTTGCGGCAGGGCGGGCACCAGGACGCCCAGACATTGATCACCGCCGGGCCCTTCACGTCGCCCAGCGAGACCGGGGCGCCCCCGGTGAAGCAGGCGAGGGTCAGCTCGGGCAACCGCTCACCGGGGGTGCCGCTCGGCGTCGGTGCGGCCGAGGCCGGCGCGGCGGTCAGCGTGGCGCAGTCGGCGAACGGCGAGGGACGCTCGGCCCGGTTCGCCGCGGCCCGGCCCGTCGGCTGCTCCTCGGCCGCGGTGCAGCCGGCGGCCGCCAGCAGCAGCGGGACGAGAAGGTACGCGAACCGGTTCACGGCACCTCCGCCGCGACCGCCTGCTGTGGCACCAGCTCCGGGTCGATGCCGGCCGCCGCGGCGAGGTCCCGGGCGCGCGGCCCCTTGAGCAGCTTGACCGCCACGGTCGGGTCGGTAGGCCCGGTGCCGTACGACGGGCAGAGCTTCATCAGCGTGCAGGCGCCGCAGGCGGGCTTGCGGGCGTGGCAGACCCGCCGCCCGTGGAAGATGACCCGGTGCGACAGCATCGTCCAGTCGCGCTTCGGGTACAGCGCGCCGACGGCGTGCTCGATCTTGACCGGGTCGGTCTCGGCGGTCAGGTTCCACCGACGTACCAGCCGCTGGAAGTGGGTGTCGACGGTGATGCCGGGGACCCCGAAGGCGTTGCCGAGGATCACGTTGGCGGTCTTGCGGCCGATGCCGGGCAGGGTGACCAGGTCGGCCAGCCGGCGCGGGACCTCACCGTCGTACCGGTCGCAGAGGGCGCGGCCGAGGTTGATCAGCGAGCTGGTCTTGTTGCGGTAGAACCCGGTCGGCCGGATCATCTCCTCCAGCTCGGTCCGGTCCGCCCCGGCGTAGTCGGCGGCGGTGCGGTAGCGGGCGAAGAGCTTCGGGGTGACCTCGTTGACCTTCTTGTCCGTGCACTGCGCGGACAGGATGGTGGCGACCGACAGCTCCAGCGCGTTGGAGTGGTCGAGTTCACAGTGCGCGTCGGGATGGGTCTCGGTCAGCGCCCGGCCGATCCGCCGGGCGCGGCGCGTACGGCCGAGGTCGGTCTCGGGGGAACTCTTGGTCACGCCGGCCAGCCTACGTCGCCCGTACGACCTCCCGGCGCGGCCCACGCGCGGCAGCGGCCCCGCTACGCGCCCGGCGCGGTGATCCGGCCGTCGCTGTCGAGCCGGGCACCGGACTTCGGGAAGTCGGCCTGGCTCATCTGTCGGACCAGCCCGAGGCCACGGTGCTGCGAGTCGATCGCCGGCCGCCCCGCGCCGTTCATCACCGTCGAGGTGAACTCGCCGTCGACGAAGCTGCCGTCCGCCGCGAGCGAGACCTTCAGCACGCCGCCCCAGCCGAGCCGGCCGGAGCTGTTCAGCGAATTCCCGCCGCCCGCGAAGTTGCCCAGGCTGTACGCGATCAGCCGCCCCTTGTAGAACTCCATGCCGCGCAGCACGTGCGGGCCGTGCCCGACGACCAGGTCGGCGCCCGCGTCGATCACGGCGTGCGAGAAGCGGATCGGGTCGCCCCGGTTCTCTCCGTAGAACATCTCGGTGCCCGGCTTGACGTGAGTCTTGTCCGAGCCCTCGGCCCCCATGTGCACCTGCACCACGACCAGGTCGGCCTGCTCGGTGGCCAGCGCGACCACCTTCTTGGCCGCCTCGATGTCGGTCAGGCTGTTCGACCACGGGTACGACGAGAAGCCCAGCACCGCGACCTTCACGCCCTTCACCTCGACCACGGTGATCTCGCCGGGCGCGCCGGTGTGCTTGAGTCCGTGTTCCTCCAGCGCGGCCTGGGTGTTCTCGTAGCCCCGCGGGCCGTAGTCGTACCCGTGGTTGTTGGCCTGGTTGAGCAGCTGGAACCCGGCGGAGCGCAGGTGCGCCGCGTAGCCGGGGGGCGCCCGGAACTGGTAGCAGTTCGTCGCGTCGGCCGCGCACTTGCCGGTGCCGGTGTCCTCGGTGAGCGGCTCCTCCAGGTTGCCCATCACCAGGTCGCCCTTGAGCGCGGCCTTGACGCCGTCGAAGAAGCCCTTGCCTCCGTTGGCCGGCAGCCGGGACGGGGCATTGCCCATGATCACGTCGCCGGTCGCGGCCAGCGAGACGGCCTTCGGGGACTCGTCCGGCTGGGCGGGCTGGGCGGCCTCGACGGGGGCCGTCGAGCCGGTGGGCCCGCCGCCGCCCGCCTGCCAGACCGGGCCGCTGCCGCCGCCGGCGTCGCCGCAGCCGGCGACGAGCAGTGCGAACAGCAGCATGCCGAGGGCGGCGACCCGGCGAGGAC encodes:
- a CDS encoding TlpA family protein disulfide reductase; protein product: MNRFAYLLVPLLLAAAGCTAAEEQPTGRAAANRAERPSPFADCATLTAAPASAAPTPSGTPGERLPELTLACFTGGAPVSLGDVKGPAVINVWASWCPPCRKELPAFQRLSERAAGRFQVIGVNSQDSRSGAQSIGEDFGVRFPMLVDQGDAFERALERRAFPLTVLVDADGRIRHTDSSGALDDARLTELVREHLGVEVRS
- the nth gene encoding endonuclease III — encoded protein: MGRAGRSYGRRRLAGVTKSSPETDLGRTRRARRIGRALTETHPDAHCELDHSNALELSVATILSAQCTDKKVNEVTPKLFARYRTAADYAGADRTELEEMIRPTGFYRNKTSSLINLGRALCDRYDGEVPRRLADLVTLPGIGRKTANVILGNAFGVPGITVDTHFQRLVRRWNLTAETDPVKIEHAVGALYPKRDWTMLSHRVIFHGRRVCHARKPACGACTLMKLCPSYGTGPTDPTVAVKLLKGPRARDLAAAAGIDPELVPQQAVAAEVP
- a CDS encoding CapA family protein produces the protein MYAPALSASRARPRRVAALGMLLFALLVAGCGDAGGGSGPVWQAGGGGPTGSTAPVEAAQPAQPDESPKAVSLAATGDVIMGNAPSRLPANGGKGFFDGVKAALKGDLVMGNLEEPLTEDTGTGKCAADATNCYQFRAPPGYAAHLRSAGFQLLNQANNHGYDYGPRGYENTQAALEEHGLKHTGAPGEITVVEVKGVKVAVLGFSSYPWSNSLTDIEAAKKVVALATEQADLVVVQVHMGAEGSDKTHVKPGTEMFYGENRGDPIRFSHAVIDAGADLVVGHGPHVLRGMEFYKGRLIAYSLGNFAGGGNSLNSSGRLGWGGVLKVSLAADGSFVDGEFTSTVMNGAGRPAIDSQHRGLGLVRQMSQADFPKSGARLDSDGRITAPGA